The sequence below is a genomic window from Cygnus olor isolate bCygOlo1 chromosome 7, bCygOlo1.pri.v2, whole genome shotgun sequence.
TCGTTGCCCCTCGCCGCCCTGCGGTGCCCCCGCGCTGGCGCTCCGCGCCCCCAGGCGAGCGGCAGCACCTACCCACGGCGTAGCTCGCCAAAAGGAAGCCGGCCGATCCCGCCAGCACCTGGAAATCCTCCTGCCGCGTCTTGTGGACGAGCAGACCCACGCGGGTGATCTGGGGAGAGAGGCGTGCCTGGGGGCGCGCGTCACCCCGTCCCCACCACGGGGTCCTGGGGGTGGCTCGGGGAAGGGCTGTGACACCCTGTTCCAAGCTCGGGGACAGGTTTGGGGCCAGCCCTGGGTTCCCCTGGCAAGCCCTGCCTCGCTCACATCCCCGCCGCTGTCCTTGATGCCGATGACATTGGGGTGCTGAGCCAGGGCGAGGACAGCCTCCAGCGGCAGCTCCAGGCCGGTGTTGGCAGGGACGCTGTAGAGCACCACGGGGATGGGGGACGCCTCGGCCACCTGCGGGCAGCCAGCCAGAGCTGCGGGTGGGATGGGGGCAGGCGGGacgtgtccccagccctgctgccccaggcagagccgcgggcgggcagcgggcagggCTCACCTCCGTGTAGTGCCGCACCAGGGCGGCGCTGCTCACGGCTCCCCGGTAGTAGCAGGGCGTCACCACCAGCGCCGCGTCAGCCCCGGCCTCTGCCATGCTGACCGTCAGCTCGACGGTGGCCTGGGTGGCTGGGGAGGTGGCAGAGCGGTGAGGGACGTCCCGGGGGGATGCAGCCCCGCCGTGCTCCCCGCGTTCCCCACGCTCACATTCGCAGCCGGAGCCCGCCAGCAGCAGGCGGTCCCGGGGCAGCGCGCGGCGCAcgcagctcagcacctccagccGCTCGCGGGGTGCCAGGTACGGGTGCTCCCCGGTGgagcccagcaccaccagccctGAAACGCAAGGCAGGTACCCCAGGGGCTGCCCGCCACCGAGCGAAGCCCAGCTGGGGGCTGAGcacccccgggggggcggcaggACGCCCGCGGTGGGCAGGGGTCTGCGCAgagagcggcggggccgggggcagcacCTACCTCGGAAGGGGATGCTGGCGTAGCGGCGCAGGTTGGCCTCCAGCTGGGCATAGTCCACCTCCCGCAGGGCCGAGAAGGGGGTGGCGAGGGGTGGGAAGATGCCCCCGAGGTCGAGCGTGGGCTCCGGGCCAGgaggggtgctgagcccccggcgctgcccgggggctgcccggcaCAGAGCTGCCAGGGCCGGCCGGAGGGCCGAGGCGAGGCGGGTGCTGAGCGCCATGCTGGCTGGGTGCTGCGGCCAGCCCGTGCCACCCGCCCCGCCGAGGGGCTGTTAATGTTTGATGGGGCACGTGAGggagccgcggccccgctgGGCAgacggggcggggggtgggACCGGGTGAGCTctcccctcctgcaggaggggcCTGCAGAAGGAGCTCAGCACCCCTCCGGATGAGCCCCGGCCGCGCCAACGGcgctttcccttctttttcccaCCTAAcgaggctggagctgggctgcagcacctgcGGGGCCAGGGAAGGGAATAAGCACTGCAGGGAGTCCCAGGGCCGTGAGCAGCGTTTGCCTGCTCCGGGTGTTGGTGTAGGGTCTCCTGTAAACACAGGCGAGTGGGAACATCGGTGGGGAGCGAGCCAGGGGCACGGTGCCCAGCAGAAGCGGCACATCGTGTAAGGGGGCTGCTGCGTCCCTCCTGGCACGGCTCCGGtgaggcagagcagtgctgctgctccccagcaccgcGTGTTTTGAGGGGCTGGCGGCGCCCCTGCTGTCTGAGCAGCCCTCGATGGTTTTCCTCCCCGAGTGTGCCCAGGCGGGGCTGCGAAGCAGTGCAAACAGTGCCCGGGCGTCCCGCAGCCACGAGTCCTGCCACCGAGCCACTCGTGTGACGGCCCCGCGGGTGTCACCCACCCCTGTACTCGGTGTCCGGGCACCACGCAGCCCCTGCCGGCCCCACCGCCTCCCCGGAGCAGCCCGCCGGAGCCaaactctgctctgtgctggcttTATTAACACGGCTGACTCAGCTGGGTCCCGCTCCCTGGCGCCGAGCCCAGCCCCGGTCCCTGCCCGGTGCCATCACGCGGGGACCTCGGCCTCCCCCTGCGGCTGCTCCTTGGTCTCCAGCGCCTGGCGCGTGTCCGTCTGCCACTGCTGCACCAGCTCCGTCGGGGTCTTGCCAGCCTGCGAGCGGGGGCACAGGTTGGGGCCGGGGCGGCAGCAAATGGCACGGGCACCCGCGTGCCCCGCGGCGCCCACCTGGTTCCTGGCCATCATGTCGGCCCCGTGCAGGATCAGCATCTTGATGATCTTG
It includes:
- the HOGA1 gene encoding 4-hydroxy-2-oxoglutarate aldolase, mitochondrial; this encodes MALSTRLASALRPALAALCRAAPGQRRGLSTPPGPEPTLDLGGIFPPLATPFSALREVDYAQLEANLRRYASIPFRGLVVLGSTGEHPYLAPRERLEVLSCVRRALPRDRLLLAGSGCECERGERGEHGGAASPRDVPHRSATSPATQATVELTVSMAEAGADAALVVTPCYYRGAVSSAALVRHYTEVAEASPIPVVLYSVPANTGLELPLEAVLALAQHPNVIGIKDSGGDITRVGLLVHKTRQEDFQVLAGSAGFLLASYAVGAAGGVCALANVLGAPLCQLERLCRQGCWQEARDLQHRLIEPNAAVTRRFGIPGLKKAMEWFGYYGGPCRAPLAPLSPAQVEELRGTFSTNGWL